The Topomyia yanbarensis strain Yona2022 chromosome 3, ASM3024719v1, whole genome shotgun sequence nucleotide sequence gtttgggaacaatttttcactagtggtctatcccccctatgcttgttcatatggcAGTGGCGCCATagtttcaaatgtggccacagtcccaactacaaatatatttaaaatgaccgttaaagcgggtgaagctttgtttttgagtgttttgtctgttagtctgtgttgaAAATACCTGCGTATTTTAAATGTAATTAAAGTAACtgataaaactaattacttCTGTTGTACTTAATATGATACTTAATGTAATTAATTTCTTTATGAAAGTACTTAAAGTATTTCAAGTACATAAAAGCGGTACTTCGAGTATTTTGCGTACTTAatgcactgagaactgacatacaagtaaagtttttcatttaaatttttcgagaaagtttgttctagtttatatgtctgttctctgtgtttaaAGTACAACAGATCTGTACTTAAACACTTTCTGGTAATTAAATTAAGTCAATTTGTGATGcactttttaaatattggtAGTACTTAATATATTTTATGGTACTTAATGGTACTTAAAGTAACAAATTAAGTAAGACTTTTAACACTGCGTCGTATTGAAGATTTACTGCTTGCCCCTCGTTGTAATTTAATTACCGGAAAGTTTTTAAATACAGATCTTTTGTAAGTACAAACAGAAGTAGTTTCAATTAGTTTTATCAGTTACTTTAGTtacatcacagagaacagacatccatgatcgaacaaaaatatttaaaaaacgtgtgtaaacatttaaattaataaacactagcgccgccacatcaACCTAtaccaactatccgtcaaatccattccggaaccggttcgaaatcctgaatggattcagtatatGGAaccttgctcaaagaaaacaaccgattccgactctattggttaatgcatttgagctggaattcatgctggaagtccgaaccggttccggactagtttgactgggtagaggaataaccgctgtcaattctgtcgaactcagccacaaaaaaacatgacgacagtagcgcacctgattTGGATATCCCatctaccttcgaaaccgttagagattttacacaagttgaatgctgaagatggacgtctgttctctgtgattacaTTTAAAATACGCGGGTATTTTCAATATGACGCACTCAAAACTGCTAGTGCTGGTCCCTCGGGATAGGCggtgttcgattggattcgtttttgacagttaaacgcgaatccaatcgatccaaaatggagtctccgcagttccccagttaagctcagcagGAAAtaaaccggaattctggctggttccagttcgcattccggctccagtgacacaaccgattctagttagacaCTTCCCCACGCATTCtaaggttgtgtcactggagccctatacgagctggaaccagccagaattccagttcatttccggctgaactttactgggtctCTTTTTAGAGTTTTTCAACTTCATCAACAAATCATAGAGTGTCgttccaaaagagattataacggATTATATCTACTAGagagagcaaagcgctactgtctccatgtattcacggattGAAatatggggtctcgctctagcatgttatatcccattactttgacatgtgtgaCCCGGGGCAAtaggtgtcaaactaatgggtctatcatacccagtaaagttcagccggaaataaaCTGgtattctggctggttctagttctaactaccctctaagaacggttgatttcaaaatcgtccaatgaaggacgttcgttggaccaaatTAGGTAATACTTTCATGGAAATATTTAAGAGATGGCACTGCTTCAGTGGTGGCTATGGTGAATTTAAATGTATGGGAAAGATATTACAACTTGGGATTTTGGAGAAACTATAATATTGTGGTTGTAAAATgaatacacatttgatgcagaaaaaatatgttgtagaagtttatttagatacttacttgaaaattttcatataaaatctaaaaaaactgtTTGCGTCCATACATTTTACTCATTGGTTTCCACCaagaaaagttgaaactctttctctcacaactctctgtttcactcgttttgacagcagattccctgctcatcgcattcggaatgttttcttttagaatttaagcgcaaatgtaacaaccgattcgAAAACCGATTCATTCAGGATGGGTTGTTACCTTCGGTTGGAATTCCATCATAAATCAGCTCATATTCCAAATCTCATTACGAATGTAATTTACTGGGATGAGGATATTTTATGGTACGGACATCTATGTGTCGTCATAAAGAAGCTCTAGTTTCATGTATATTGCCGCAAGATgtttaaaatatggaaaagcGCACCCTATCATATAACGTAAGCAGAAACGACATAAACTACTCAATTGggcaacgtccaaataaccgttcaacgttggatccgtgttgaacgattttgaaacaattttttggaccttTCAGTGggtagaatcggttgtgtcactgcagCCGGAATGcggaactggaaccagccaaaattccggttcatttccggctgagcttaactgggtatgTGAGAGCGAGataataaattttcagtgttagcagcgacatgcgacctctatCTCTTTTGTCGTTCCCGCTAATATTCAAATAAAGATGTCGCTTACACTAGTCTTGCATTTTGGCAACACTTTCTCGATGTTGATTGATATTTGCTTGCTTGAATGCTGCCTACTCGGTTATAACTTTCTTGTGATATTTATAAGAAAAGCGGTTATTTTTCAATTGAATCGGTTCGTCGCATAACAAACAAAAGCGATACAAGAAAAACCGAAGTATAAAATTTAATCATTGGATCTGATCTGTTTTAGATTGCTTGTTTTATTTGGAAAAGACCTTTATATTTCTGAAATAAATGTTAGAATAGTGTTAAAAGTGTAGAAAAGACACGAATTGCACACTGTTGTTTGAATCGTTATATACAAACTTGCTAAAATGAGCTCGAAAGGCAAGCGATCGTCGGTAAGTCCGTTACAGCATATAAGTGGGAATCGGTTTGACAATAAACATTCACCGCTTGTTTCAGATTCTGAAGAAACGTCCTTCGGTCGATCCGGGAAGTTTAGAAGCAAGTCCAAGTGAAACTACTGCTACCCTGAAATCAGCAAAACGGATCGGATTTAAGCCGAAAAAATCAGTCAAGTGAGTATATTATTGTTTTCTTCTGTTCCGTAAATTAAAAGCGCCTTTTATAGGGAGTTCTTTGCTTCTGATGAAACGGCTACTATTTGGTGCAATTCGTATGAACTATCGACCGATGGAACTCCGAGTCATCTAACGATCAACGACACGACACAGAATATGACCAAGTTGGATAATTCTCTACTTGGAACCAGTGAATGTGATCGAAAGGacaaagaaaatgttgaagatCGTCGTATTAGTCCAAACAATAGCAGCATTTGGAATCTGTCGGTTTCGGCTAGTGAGGAGGAGAGACGTAGAATGCGTGGGGAAGTGTCGGTCAACTCCAGTGTGCTAAATGTTACAGATCGACTGTTTCTAGAACCAGCAATACAACGCCCTGTTATGCGACAAAAACAATCTTTGAAAATAGCGGATTCGATTGCTATGGATGTTAGTCCCGTCAAGTGTGAAGGAAAAAGTTCACCGCGAAAAACTATTTACTATCACCCGAAACAAAACATTTTCGTAACAATAGATGATGTTCCGGTTCATAATCGAAACGGTTTTAGTGAAAATCGGGTGCCAAATGATACCGATATAAACTTTTTTGGTCCTCCGGAGGCAAGTGCCAGTGTTACTCAAGAAGAACCAATTAAAATTCTTTTTCAAACGTCGAGCATTCCTAATTCATGGCGAAATAAATTGATTCAAACCGAACCACGTTCTTCGACAGTAGAGAAGCGGTCGTTGGCCGTCAATACGGATCACTCAGCTGGCTGGAGCTCTCAAGTAGCAGAAGGAGAATTTTTGGCTCAGCGGAATACGTTTGGAAATAGTCAATTCGATATATCGGAAGCATGGAACTCTCATCCGACCGCAGCACTAAAACTCAAGCTTCTTCAGCAAGGACTGCCTCCTACCGCGTATAATTCGCGCTTTTCTGACGAAGGAGGAGGTGCTGAAGAAGACATTGATTCTACCATTGCAATTACTCAGACAGTAGCTAAAATGCTAGGACCGGGATCGAGGCCTATTTCGCTTGAGAGTTCCCGAGATGTGATTGAGGTAGTGCATAcagaatttttattaaattttaaataagtgGGGAGAATTTTTATTTACAGGAAAATAAGCAGGAACCAATGGAGACTTCTATGATTGTCGAAGAACAATGCCAGAACGGCACTACAGCAGTAGGTGACATTTTGTTATTGGAGGAATCGTGTGATGAACAGATCCCGTCAAATAGTCTCAGCCGAGCAAGACCATTTATTCCATCCGTAATTCCTATGGATGAAAGTGAGTGTTCATCTTCGGAGTTAATTGAATCCCTCTCATGTAAACGACGAGGGTTAGAAAAGCATTCGACTCTACCTGACACCAACCCAACTAGCATTCTATGCTCCCAGAACGCGGAAAAAACTCTTCTCAATGTTAGTAACATGCACTTGGATGTACAATCACCTCCTAGGAGCATTCCAACCACTAGCAGACGAACGGTTATTTGTGAAGAAAATATACCGAATGAAAACCAAGGTTATTTGACGATTCCCGAAAGTGCAGCAAACACACCTCCGAGGCCTCAATTGAGACCGACTGTCTATGAAGATGAAATGGATGAGTCCCACGTTAAACAATCGGCGCCTCctccaatagaaaaaataaacatgaaCCTATCTGACTTAGTTTTTTGCAGGAATAGCGTTGGGTTGGATTTAGTGATTGAATCGGATCCGAAACAAGAGGCTAATCGGCCTAAACTTCACCGGATGCCACCGAGACCACTAAACTATAATACTAGGCCCGGTATAACGGCTAAAAAAGATAGCGAAAAAGCCTCCTGTGATAAAGAAGAAATGTGTGTGGATACTCAGGAAAACATATGGTCTCTAAATAGCAACTCAAGAAAGACGACAAACCTTCCGTTAGATGTGACACTAGATTTGGATACACCGAAGGACGCCAAGAAATCACAGAAACAGCCACGTCAAACTATTTATGCACAAGAAGTCATTGATCTTACGTGCGCAACAAGTCCATTGCAGCTAGTCGCGCGAAAAACCGATTATAATTTGTTTGACGTTTCTATGCAAAGTCCTGCAGGTGAACCTGATGACGCTGGCACAAAAAGAACGACGATTTGTATGAGAGATGATATCAACCAGACTACTCCGGAACAGATAGTCGAAGTGCCTTTTAGACCAACAATACTATTAAATGAAAATCTAGATGATTGCAAGTTAGAGCCACGTTCTGGGTCTCTGGAAGACCTTCGAAAGTACGGGCATTCTAGAAGGACAGATGGGGATTTTATAGCGATTGAAACGTCTGACAAAGAACACTCACAAGCTAACACTAGGAAAACAATTACGTATGCTGGCGAAATGGAATACTCGCTAGTAGTCGGAAAAGAGTGTGAAAGAAATTCACGATTGAAGGTGATCTCTTCTGATGTGCAAAGTATTGACGAAACTATTGACTTCACCAGACCGAATTCTGTAGATCAGGCGCAGCGTAAGACTCTTAGCTTTGGTAGCGAAATGGACGAAAGTAAAACAATGTTTTCACCCCAACAGTCTGTCGAGAAGCACACGAAAGATAACTGTAGGAAAGCAATACCGCCTATTAGCGAAATGGACTACTCGTCACCAGCCGAGCTGCAATGTGACAAAGCTTTGCGCCCAAACGTGATTTCTTCTATTGGTCAAATTATGGAAGAAACCAATGACTCTGCGAGACGGAAATCTGTAGATCAGGCACAGCGTATAACCACTAATTTAGGCAGCGAAATGGATGAAAGTAAAACAGAACAGTCTCTTGCCACACTGCTTCTCccaaaaaattctgcaaaaaagaacaaacagggtggtagtaggaAAACCGTTGAAAATGTTGCCGAAATGGAACTCTCGTCACTAGTCGAAAAGGAATACGGCAGAACTTCGCAGTATTCTTCTATTGGACAAGTAATGGATGAAACTATTGACTTTGCGACATCATATCAAGCAGATAGGGCGCCACATAAGACCGCTAGTTGTGGCAGCGAAATGGACGAGAGCAAAACAGAAGATTCTCCCACTGCTCCGCAGCTTCAACAGAAAGCGCGTCAAACATTTACTGCTCGCGAAAGTATGGATGAAATTACTACTGAAAATCTTAAGAAAGAAGCGCGTCCGCAACAGCTGCAGTCAAATATTTTCTCTCGTAGAGGTACAGATTACAGTTGTGAAGATATGAACGAGACTAGGAGCGATTTGTGTGTAACATCTTCAGTAATTGTGCCAAATAGTAATTATGATCGACCACAAATAACACCCGTTCGGAAGTTAACCCAAACAAGCCATAGTATTTGCGATAATGACGAAAAAATTCCCATTGTTCGAATGTCTGATAGAATTACGGTACTCGACAAGACACTTGGTCAAACAAGACCAACATGCTTCACTGTAGAAAATATTGAACAAACAGTTAGTCCTTCAAAACTCTTGATGTTGCACAAAAATCCCTGTGAAACACGGTTAAGTACTTTCAGCCCCGTGGGTATGGACGAAACGGTTGTTTCTGACTGTTGTAAACCAAATGATCAAGGCAAAACTGTCAATTTAGTTTATAAATCCCGCCATACGAATTTtgttgttgaaaatatggatgAAACAAGTGATCTTAGCGAAAAGCTTCCCTCACCAAAATCATATCAAACCGTTTTGCGAGATGTGGACATGGGTCAGACACTTTCTTCTAATATTCGAACATCAGCAATAGTTGAACAGACTTACTCGCAAGCCTCTCCGGTGAATAGTACGGCAAATGACTTCGAATTACCTTTACCTCAAAAATCTTGCCCAGTAAGCTTTGTGGAAGTCGAAGAACTCACAAATCCTGTGAAACAATCAAACATCTTTCAGCAAGTGGACATGGAACAATCGCCTAAAGAAAACTCGTTGAAAATGGAACTGAGTTACACTGCGGTTTCTCAGCATGCCCTTAATAAGTCCTGCCAAACAAGCTATATCGAAGGGTATTTCCAGAAATCATCTACTTGTGGATCGTCTGGTGGTCGATCAACACCAGACAAAACTCGCCAAACAATGTACGATGCTAAAGAATTGGATGAAAGCGACCCTACATTGAAAAGTGTGCCACACTCAATACAAGCCGAGCAACTACTAACATTTGATCAAAGCCTAATTGACAAAAAGCGTGGTACAATCTTCTGCAACGATGACATCGATGAAACTTTTTCGACTCACCATCTCGTGGTACCAAGCAGAAACAAACTAGCGATCAACTCGACCACCGATGTACCGACTGCAACTAGTTCTTCGATACTGCCTCAGGTTGCGATGGCAGAAATTACGGTAAACGTGCAGAAAGAAACGGAGAAGAAATCAGCGGAAGAAATGAACAAAACCTGTGCTCAATCTGAATTGCAGCCGTCAAGGCAAACAAACTCCCGGAAGACGATCTATAGTGAGGATGACATGGAGCAGACTGCTGTCGGGCATCCATTCACAGTGATGACAGCACTAGGTTTGGAAGATATGATTGTCGATGTGAACGTTCGCCGAAAAAAATTTTCGCCATCAGTAGGTGAAAAAAGCACCCACGAACTGCCGGAGAATGTAGTTGATGGTGAGTATACATTTTCTCTTGGTTAATATTGAATGCACTCAGAAATCTAATAAGGTTTGCTACATGATCCGAAAATAGCAGATTGAGTTGATTGATTTGCTTTACTATAAGAAATGTGTGGACATTTTACTCTTCTAATCGCTTtaatgaaaagttagtgttggagcACTCTAGCGGGCAGCACAGATGTaactaaaattttcttactaaaacatgactcgtattatacactaaaattcttctaaacatactattgagctgaACCTagcgattatttcacaaaaatgtatgattGATGGGAATGGAGTACTAATACACAACCATGCGCTGCTAGGcttcatgcaaaactgacttagACATCACattgttaaaagtttaataacttctaacAAAGCCGGACTGACTTgcagttgtaggcaattaaattatctttctttttcatttgccgTGACAATCGGATACATATAGTGCCACTTAGTGGTGAAAAttcgagctagtgggttttctccacgtaaattgtcgaaaaatcctatGCAAACTTCAGCACGTTGTTCCGGTAGCTaggcttgtccgatttgcttcaaatttagagtAAGTTCTCTGATGGGGCTAGGACTAAGATTCAGGAGTGAACcgattgtgttttcaaaaattcataattttttggacACTCCCAGTGTTGGAATTTAGATTGTAGGGTTAAAAATCACAAGGGCGATTTTAGAAGCCTCTTAAGACAGATTTCTTTCGGAAATCATCTATGTTAAGAGTGTTAATTGTGACATCCCACTAAGCCGCTCAAAGTATGTCAAGAAAAAGTtggttctgatttttttttaaattgtagaTTTCAGTAGGCTGAAAAATGAAAGGGCGATTCTTCAAAAGGGTTTGGAAGGCGGAATTTTATTACTTTGTCATGAAACAAATCTTATTGGCGATTATGAAACACGTCGCAATACTTTCGTCGCAGCCCAGATTTTCTCAGTCAGACTTTTTGTATTACATTTTgcttattttgaaattcaaaatgtcattctaaaatttgaaaaatctgtgtaaCTAAACTATGACCCGTATACGTAGCAtactttgaaaaattaaaattccaaGCAAAATATAGTAAAAAcggaatttattaaaaaaaattgaaaatattaggGTACAAAAAGTATGATATAAATGCTAACTCGTTATCTTATACCTAACTTTGCGTACTAAATCTGTCCGTGGGCTTGGCGGTGGATTCCAGACTGCAATTTTTATGCTTAGGGATTTATAGCTTGGAGACCTTGGATTCTGTTGGTCCTTAGAATCTAATAGCAATTCGGCGCGTGCTTCAGATGGTGGATAGAGGCGAAGGGATACCCTGACGACCAGCAGATTGAGTTATTTTTGCTGTCAATTCAACTAGATCCAGACCGATGCAGTATCTTATGGTTGTTGGTTCATTACACATGATTGAAGTTAAATATTCAATTTGCACAATGTTTAAAACTTAAATGAATTAGCTAAAGTGTTGGAATTATACCAAATCAAAACCAAATCTAAAGTAAACATCATTCAATTACACAatgtttaaatttaaaatttaagtgaGCTTTCCAAAATTCAAAGGCTCAAAATTTACCTAGTAATCTAGAAGAACCATCATACACGCGAACCAAACCGGCAAATAAAGTGGCTATGTTCCCAAATATAAGCAATTTTAAATACATCTGTGGCAATCGGACTCGAAAAAAGAAGTTTATTTTACTTAGCGATAGGGATATTTATTCACTTATAAAAATGTTCTGAACGTGCGTACGCGTCGCTGTGTAATCGCGGTCTCATTTTCTCTGATGTCTCGTTTGGAACGGCAGTGATGCCAGAATAGTCCACAGGGCCCTCCCAGTTACACCAGGAGTCGGACACGATGTCCAGATGTTGTAACTTTAGTGTGATGATCGTCTGGAGGGTGCTGGCTCAAATCCGGGTTACAAATAAAAGCGGCCTTAACACGGTCTATAGAAATACgctgttgttttccagaaataaTCACGTCCATAAACTTCATGTCTCGTCCAACTACTTTAAAAGGACCTTCATAAGGCTGTTGTGATGCTCGTTTCACAGAGTCTACATGTGCAAATACAtgtgtacatgtttttaaaatcgCCATCAACAAAAATTGGTCGCTTCCCATGTAATTTCATACCTTGGGGTTAGATATTATCAAAGGTCTGGTGTAGCATTTGGGCTAACTTCGTACGGTTGACGTTTGAAGGTGTCGGCTGGAAAAATTCGCCAGGTATTCGCAACGATTGGCCCTAAGCTATTTCTGCAACAGAGCACTGTAGATCATCTCTGTATGCTGTTCTGAGACCAAGCAAAATCATAGGGAGTTCGTTGCACCAATTTTTAGAGTTTACACACATAATCGATGCTTTAAGCGTGCGGTGAAAGCGTTCCACGATACCATTTACTTGCGGATGATAAGCGGTTGTGCGAATATGGGGGACACCCAAAATTTGTGTTAATTCGCGAAACATATCGCTCTCAAATTGCCATCCTTGACCAGTGGTTAAATTTTCCGGAACACCGAATCTGGAAATCCATGTTGTGCAGAACTCTTGGGCTACTGAAGCTGCTGTCATGTCTAGGAGTTGAACAGCTTCAGGCCATCTCGTAAACCGGTCAATCGTTGTCAAAAGGTAGCGATAACTCTGTGACGGTGGCAAGGGTCCCATAAGATCTATATGTACGTGCTGAAAACGTGTTTTTGGGAGAACGAATTGTCCTAACGGAGATACGGTATGACGGAAGCCTTTGATTTTTGGCAGCTTATGCAGTGCTTGACAAAGTGAGCAATATCACGATTCATGGATGGCCACACAAAACGCTCAGAAATCAATTTCCTAGTACATCGTACCCCTGGATGGGAAGCTCCATGAAGTAGTTCCATGACGGCTTGACAAAATGCTTTAGGGACAAAAGGACGTAGCTTACCAGTGGAGATATCACAGTGGATCTGCTGAGACCAACCGTCCATTCTTTTTGATTCGAATTTCAGTGATGTGTTTGAATGGTTGTacgtcatttcccggaataccatccCCCGGAATACCACAtcccggaaaactatttcccgaaatgtaccatatcccggaatatcgtttcccggaatgaaccatttcccggaaaaccatttcccggaatgtatccCGGAAAACtgtttcccggaatgtatcatttcccggaaaaaccatttccggaataccatttcccggaaaatagAAAAACTCGTACCACACCGACCAAACTTATTTTTAGAAGACCTGCTATGCAGCTAATTGTGTTCTGGGAGATTTTACCTACTTTAGAACatgaaaagttgtttgaaaatatttttatttttttttatcttgagTGGTTATTGTGGTGAAAAAACAGATAGCG carries:
- the LOC131693580 gene encoding uncharacterized protein LOC131693580; amino-acid sequence: MSSKGKRSSILKKRPSVDPGSLEASPSETTATLKSAKRIGFKPKKSVKEFFASDETATIWCNSYELSTDGTPSHLTINDTTQNMTKLDNSLLGTSECDRKDKENVEDRRISPNNSSIWNLSVSASEEERRRMRGEVSVNSSVLNVTDRLFLEPAIQRPVMRQKQSLKIADSIAMDVSPVKCEGKSSPRKTIYYHPKQNIFVTIDDVPVHNRNGFSENRVPNDTDINFFGPPEASASVTQEEPIKILFQTSSIPNSWRNKLIQTEPRSSTVEKRSLAVNTDHSAGWSSQVAEGEFLAQRNTFGNSQFDISEAWNSHPTAALKLKLLQQGLPPTAYNSRFSDEGGGAEEDIDSTIAITQTVAKMLGPGSRPISLESSRDVIEENKQEPMETSMIVEEQCQNGTTAVGDILLLEESCDEQIPSNSLSRARPFIPSVIPMDESECSSSELIESLSCKRRGLEKHSTLPDTNPTSILCSQNAEKTLLNVSNMHLDVQSPPRSIPTTSRRTVICEENIPNENQGYLTIPESAANTPPRPQLRPTVYEDEMDESHVKQSAPPPIEKINMNLSDLVFCRNSVGLDLVIESDPKQEANRPKLHRMPPRPLNYNTRPGITAKKDSEKASCDKEEMCVDTQENIWSLNSNSRKTTNLPLDVTLDLDTPKDAKKSQKQPRQTIYAQEVIDLTCATSPLQLVARKTDYNLFDVSMQSPAGEPDDAGTKRTTICMRDDINQTTPEQIVEVPFRPTILLNENLDDCKLEPRSGSLEDLRKYGHSRRTDGDFIAIETSDKEHSQANTRKTITYAGEMEYSLVVGKECERNSRLKVISSDVQSIDETIDFTRPNSVDQAQRKTLSFGSEMDESKTMFSPQQSVEKHTKDNCRKAIPPISEMDYSSPAELQCDKALRPNVISSIGQIMEETNDSARRKSVDQAQRITTNLGSEMDESKTEQSLATLLLPKNSAKKNKQGGSRKTVENVAEMELSSLVEKEYGRTSQYSSIGQVMDETIDFATSYQADRAPHKTASCGSEMDESKTEDSPTAPQLQQKARQTFTARESMDEITTENLKKEARPQQLQSNIFSRRGTDYSCEDMNETRSDLCVTSSVIVPNSNYDRPQITPVRKLTQTSHSICDNDEKIPIVRMSDRITVLDKTLGQTRPTCFTVENIEQTVSPSKLLMLHKNPCETRLSTFSPVGMDETVVSDCCKPNDQGKTVNLVYKSRHTNFVVENMDETSDLSEKLPSPKSYQTVLRDVDMGQTLSSNIRTSAIVEQTYSQASPVNSTANDFELPLPQKSCPVSFVEVEELTNPVKQSNIFQQVDMEQSPKENSLKMELSYTAVSQHALNKSCQTSYIEGYFQKSSTCGSSGGRSTPDKTRQTMYDAKELDESDPTLKSVPHSIQAEQLLTFDQSLIDKKRGTIFCNDDIDETFSTHHLVVPSRNKLAINSTTDVPTATSSSILPQVAMAEITVNVQKETEKKSAEEMNKTCAQSELQPSRQTNSRKTIYSEDDMEQTAVGHPFTVMTALGLEDMIVDVNVRRKKFSPSVGEKSTHELPENVVDGVSSLTSKSPEHATLRNRTQRQTVLVPQDMESSLVNTTEIPVIPSPRICAQPLRRTIVQVDNIVEESFNRDINQEQADSAVYVETPSDVDHEDDDKSDFMFTIPQLPDDCVLRSAAVMPYYRMTKFSNQTLKASPRLLHSEGNNALIDISSVGRRTAGAPVSMLELSEISGLGDVPRLTRSTTFAVPDNVCSLELNELTEPSIVQLPLVVTNSVIQETPKKAGSMSVRRSRGSIFDRKSMNLDESGILPIECEDQGHRQITSKQMKPCDSRALATSEMKAIVTRLVSTDYESSEDEFYDAEASQENLKGDKNEEVAHVAHEAIAQNNKSENPMFTNVDDIEQSIIAGQNRTTAGYKTIDFVDVDELEQIAQKRHLSCISKSVLIKQKNDPLNVSLTDDYPMKKRKTTAAHDLSKDCAVQMDEDRNQASKSIRRVAFHQDVLDTIERERDIQSSIQKVIKPAEVESIIIKNERMTIIENDCEAEQSKLGHTMLIDPSIFIVEEHDMLANESNISLVTSPNAQNNRRGSTLKFDNTYYNEFAHLTLNMDQEESHSCIIISDDSFTEPARIPPSPVEVKLTLVDLPKRIEKSRASMEFNSTVASEVMYELRRQQLETTTPCCNFEGNCRCQNRRTMAAVRQNNVASVKDGWKSNFERLLESSKNTPVYGMPLDERLREILNRAMKPLPLSCLEQQSAHLPDTPSIWLLCDYYKRSTTLSDIPRKLFNPSDLPRTPNVISLISNKLESERYRWFLDSTNESRTYLKLRHGVLRTVYFKIILQKPLPWYSKDDDVRIEGLECIQYREHTIRSPRLLLAHLEFKLIVDKINLIQLSSHCSSVAHLMSLVVELNVLIEQAFGRVDQLYRIVRNNGAIMEQLGDTSRLRIFKVFEYEWNGVIYWNRVSIQFESVDRIDRSCVSFHASGIREEGLYPTEYQCGTAAARGLVFLECLLWNIEKLSIV